A single genomic interval of Apis cerana isolate GH-2021 linkage group LG2, AcerK_1.0, whole genome shotgun sequence harbors:
- the LOC107992487 gene encoding uncharacterized protein LOC107992487 isoform X1 — protein MSKKQWLVLLMLFLTYLLLGASIFYHIESRLEIDRIEKDKHERIKINALLHTHYVPNLNHDHDEILENLTRYCGKSVYNYTEGDYPLKWDFYNSFYFAYTVVSTIGYGNLAPTNRLSRILMIFYGLIGIPMNGILLTQLGEFFGRVFVKAHEKYKSYKHGRDNYYPRKLTTFETGKAGLAAQIFAHLLPGFVMFIFFPAFLFSHYEGWSYEEAVYYAFVTLTTIGFGDYVAGQDNSKGSGFFFILYKIFLICWISFGLGYTVMIMTFITRGMRSKKITRIERKLAINLKHTQSKIWNEFNKEINYLRRVFNELQLSKVKRIYVDECNYEIPPSKFCRSNSFPDLRDLLYASKEKDEMYQRPRRRANSEVVPTENQVTRVVSETDLQRIDKTATFATHAMVQPAELLARLVNILGYIPPATEDMGADGSNQTTYIGQEQVGYHSDKLEENKEILERESSHAFNTGSKIWTIGHEKIPRFVRPRSRAASEIRIQETKNEDRNIERTWSGPTAARKIQELMKSRVNESSSKERDIKDTKFSKLRNFALTKNVPKALISSNPWKNRFSISSEKKISEFDRNINGKDLAGQGSLSIDDRRESIPTNLNPRRYYYTHTGAANNFNNNVNNNLLEETSLADFLRALTVLHASVAANNGNWSSATNEDQIRRDQPRRKLGTASLTPPKLPSLFTLFSPSPPVSTTQSNQNTITQESNINWNEDKLPWFQTTRRESRRGSLAFAHPTMATKSRRFSLRPVATPVSPPTPPKNDSPFLSKTKSTFLFESPKEPLILTERTPGFSTPIKSTLSDRRFSLRPAQNSNVNLKGGNTSIVSTQKVAPRWKAGILQRQIGQMNLRRRARAFSLSDVHVEDHRERTEPFHLSSNIIYKKNNHDSIYKNPKTDEFVPSIENSGQFASLVSNSERYSPLSQEIISNSTTNSVRLEEKNVRIIDPQSHSIVHTIPNENVDDHSNECTSNSRLSDRIESTLCKDSRISTKKQVSSNDSFINSTSQYNLFTNIGTESQEPLMEVKVENPSTNIISDPFKIITPDVSSHHSLDSLAEFKTEKHRSHLPTDKS, from the exons ATGTCGAAGAAGCAATGGTTGGTCCTGTTGATGCTGTTCTTGACATACTTGTTACTAGGTGCTTCCATTTTCTACCATATCGAGAGCCGCTTAGAGATCGACCGCATTGAAAAAGACAAACATGAACGCATCAAGATTAACG CTTTGCTTCACACGCATTATGTACCGAATCTTAATCACGATCACGATGAAATTCTCGAGAATTTGACACGATACTGCGGAAAAtcagtttataattataccgAAGGCGATTATCCCCTTAAATgggatttttataatagtttttatttcgcTTATACCGTCGTCAGCACAATAG GTTACGGAAATTTGGCTCCAACGAACAGGCTCAGTCGCATCCTGATGATATTTTATGGTCTGATAGGCATACCTATGAATGGAATTTTGTTGACACAATTGGGAGAATTTTTTGGCCGTGTATTCGTCAAAgctcatgaaaaatataaatcttataagcATGGCCGTGACAATTATTATCCTAGAAAATTAACAACATTCGAAACGGGAAAAGCTGGATTGGCTGCACAAATATTTGCACACTTGTTACCAGGTTTCGTCATGTTCATCTTTTTCCCagcatttcttttctctcattACGAGGGTTGGAGTTACGAAGAAGCTGTTTATTACGCTTTCGTCACATTAACCACCATTGGTTTTGGAGATTACGTGGCAg GACAGGATAATAGCAAGGGTAGCgggtttttctttatattgtacaaGATCTTTCTGATTTGTTGGATTTCCTTTGGATTGGGATACACCGTCATGATCATGACATTTATCACGCGAGGTATGCGAAGTAAGAAGATTACTAGAATAGAGCGTAAATTAGCTATCAATTTGAAACATACGCAAAGTAAAATATGGAATGAATTCaataaggaaataaattatttacgccGTGTTTTCAACGAATTGCAGTTATCTAAAGTTAAG AGAATATACGTTGACGAATGTAATTACGAGATTCCACCGTCTAAATTTTGTCGTAGTAACAGTTTTCCCGATCTTCGAGATTTGTTGTACGCCTCAAAAGAGAAAGATGAAATGTATCAAAGACCTCGACGACGCGCCAATAGCGAAGTGGTTCCAACG GAAAATCAAGTAACGCGCGTCGTTTCTGAAACCGATCTTCAAAGAATCGATAAAACAGCAACATTCGCAACTCATGCAATGGTTCAACCAGCAGAATTGTTGGCAAGATTGGTGAATATTCTTGGTTATATACCACCAGCTACCGAAGATATGGGAGCCGATGGTTCAAATCAGACAACTTACATTGGCCAGGAACAAGTCGGATATCACAGTGACAAactcgaagaaaataaagagattTTGGAAAGAGAATCGTCTCACGCGTTCAATACCGGATCTAAAATCTGGACAATCGGACACGAGAAGATACCGCGATTCGTAAGACCTCGTTCGAGAGCGGCCAGTGAGATTAGAATACAAGAAACGAAAAACGAGGATCGAAACATCGAACGAACTTGGTCCGGACCAACAGCGGCTAGAAAGATTCAGGAATTGATGAAATCCCGTGTAAATGAATCATCGAGCAAAGAACGTGACATTAAAGATACCAAATTTTCTAAACTTCGCAATTTTGcattaacaaaaaatgttCCTAAAGCATTGATCTCGTCCAATCCTTGGAAAAATCGTTTTTCGATAAGttcggaaaaaaaaatctccgaATTCGACCGCAATATTAACGGTAAAGACTTGGCCGGACAAGGAtctttatcgatcgatgataGACGAGAATCGATCCCAACCAATTTAAATCCACGAAGATATTATTACACGCATACCGGTGCggctaacaattttaataacaatgttaataataatctactCGAAGAGACCAGTTTGGCCGATTTTTTGAGAGCCCTTACCGTTCTTCACGCTAGCGTTGCTGCCAATAACGGTAATTGGAGCTCTGCTACGAACGAAGATCAGATTCGTCGTGATCAACCTCGAAGAAAATTGGGCACTGCTTCTTTAACACCGCCAAAACTTCCTAGCTTGTTTACCTTGTTTTCGCCATCTCCACCCGTATCAACCACTCAAAGTAATCAAAACACTATTACGCAAGAATCTAATATAAACTGGAACGAAGATAAATTACCTTGGTTTCAAACAACAAGACGAGAATCGAGAAGAGGTAGTTTAGCGTTTGCTCATCCTACCATGGCTACCAAATCGAGACGATTTTCTTTGAGACCTGTAGCAACACCTGTCAGTCCACCGACGCCTCCGAAAAATGACTCGCCATTCTTATCG aaaactAAATCAACGTTTCTGTTCGAATCCCCTAAAGAGCCTCTTATTCTAACAGAGAGAACGCCAGGTTTTTCAACGCCGATAAAATCAACCTTGAGCGATCGTCGTTTCTCGTTACGACCAGCTCAAAATTCGAACGTTAATTTAAAAGGAGGTAATACTTCTATCGTTTCTACGCAAAAAGTTGCACCTCGTTGGAAGGCTGGTATATTGCAACGACAAATCGGTCAAATGAATCTTCGACGTCGAGCTAGAGCGTTCAGTTTGAGCGACGTTCACGTCGAAGATCACAGAGAAAGAACCGAACCTTTTCATTTATCatccaatattatttacaaaaaaaataatcacgattcaatttataaaaatcctaAAACCGATGAATTTGTaccatcgatcgaaaattcggGTCAATTTGCATCTTTGGTTTCCAATTCGGAACGATATTCACCGCTTTCacaagaaattatttcgaattctaCTACGAATTCTGTTCGCCTCGAGGAAAAGAACGTACGAATCATCGATCCACAATCACATTCCATCGTACACACAATTCCTAACGAGAATGTCGATGATCATTCGAACGAATGTACATCTAATTCTCGTTTAAGCGATCGAATAGAATCAACTTTATGTAAAGATTCTCGAATAAGTACAAAAAAACAAGTATCATCGAATGattctttcattaattctacttctcaatataatttattcaccaATATTGGCACAGAATCACAAGAACCATTAATGGAAGTAAAAGTAGAAAATCCCAGTACAAATATCATTTCCGAtccgtttaaaataattacacccGATGTTTCTTCGCATCATTCGTTAGATTCTCTTGCAGAATTCAAAACCGAGAAGCATAGATCACACTTGCCTACCGATAAATCGTGA
- the LOC107992487 gene encoding uncharacterized protein LOC107992487 isoform X2 produces the protein MYIRKIRCLLTLLHTHYVPNLNHDHDEILENLTRYCGKSVYNYTEGDYPLKWDFYNSFYFAYTVVSTIGYGNLAPTNRLSRILMIFYGLIGIPMNGILLTQLGEFFGRVFVKAHEKYKSYKHGRDNYYPRKLTTFETGKAGLAAQIFAHLLPGFVMFIFFPAFLFSHYEGWSYEEAVYYAFVTLTTIGFGDYVAGQDNSKGSGFFFILYKIFLICWISFGLGYTVMIMTFITRGMRSKKITRIERKLAINLKHTQSKIWNEFNKEINYLRRVFNELQLSKVKRIYVDECNYEIPPSKFCRSNSFPDLRDLLYASKEKDEMYQRPRRRANSEVVPTENQVTRVVSETDLQRIDKTATFATHAMVQPAELLARLVNILGYIPPATEDMGADGSNQTTYIGQEQVGYHSDKLEENKEILERESSHAFNTGSKIWTIGHEKIPRFVRPRSRAASEIRIQETKNEDRNIERTWSGPTAARKIQELMKSRVNESSSKERDIKDTKFSKLRNFALTKNVPKALISSNPWKNRFSISSEKKISEFDRNINGKDLAGQGSLSIDDRRESIPTNLNPRRYYYTHTGAANNFNNNVNNNLLEETSLADFLRALTVLHASVAANNGNWSSATNEDQIRRDQPRRKLGTASLTPPKLPSLFTLFSPSPPVSTTQSNQNTITQESNINWNEDKLPWFQTTRRESRRGSLAFAHPTMATKSRRFSLRPVATPVSPPTPPKNDSPFLSKTKSTFLFESPKEPLILTERTPGFSTPIKSTLSDRRFSLRPAQNSNVNLKGGNTSIVSTQKVAPRWKAGILQRQIGQMNLRRRARAFSLSDVHVEDHRERTEPFHLSSNIIYKKNNHDSIYKNPKTDEFVPSIENSGQFASLVSNSERYSPLSQEIISNSTTNSVRLEEKNVRIIDPQSHSIVHTIPNENVDDHSNECTSNSRLSDRIESTLCKDSRISTKKQVSSNDSFINSTSQYNLFTNIGTESQEPLMEVKVENPSTNIISDPFKIITPDVSSHHSLDSLAEFKTEKHRSHLPTDKS, from the exons atgtacattCGAAAGATTCGATGTCTTTTAA CTTTGCTTCACACGCATTATGTACCGAATCTTAATCACGATCACGATGAAATTCTCGAGAATTTGACACGATACTGCGGAAAAtcagtttataattataccgAAGGCGATTATCCCCTTAAATgggatttttataatagtttttatttcgcTTATACCGTCGTCAGCACAATAG GTTACGGAAATTTGGCTCCAACGAACAGGCTCAGTCGCATCCTGATGATATTTTATGGTCTGATAGGCATACCTATGAATGGAATTTTGTTGACACAATTGGGAGAATTTTTTGGCCGTGTATTCGTCAAAgctcatgaaaaatataaatcttataagcATGGCCGTGACAATTATTATCCTAGAAAATTAACAACATTCGAAACGGGAAAAGCTGGATTGGCTGCACAAATATTTGCACACTTGTTACCAGGTTTCGTCATGTTCATCTTTTTCCCagcatttcttttctctcattACGAGGGTTGGAGTTACGAAGAAGCTGTTTATTACGCTTTCGTCACATTAACCACCATTGGTTTTGGAGATTACGTGGCAg GACAGGATAATAGCAAGGGTAGCgggtttttctttatattgtacaaGATCTTTCTGATTTGTTGGATTTCCTTTGGATTGGGATACACCGTCATGATCATGACATTTATCACGCGAGGTATGCGAAGTAAGAAGATTACTAGAATAGAGCGTAAATTAGCTATCAATTTGAAACATACGCAAAGTAAAATATGGAATGAATTCaataaggaaataaattatttacgccGTGTTTTCAACGAATTGCAGTTATCTAAAGTTAAG AGAATATACGTTGACGAATGTAATTACGAGATTCCACCGTCTAAATTTTGTCGTAGTAACAGTTTTCCCGATCTTCGAGATTTGTTGTACGCCTCAAAAGAGAAAGATGAAATGTATCAAAGACCTCGACGACGCGCCAATAGCGAAGTGGTTCCAACG GAAAATCAAGTAACGCGCGTCGTTTCTGAAACCGATCTTCAAAGAATCGATAAAACAGCAACATTCGCAACTCATGCAATGGTTCAACCAGCAGAATTGTTGGCAAGATTGGTGAATATTCTTGGTTATATACCACCAGCTACCGAAGATATGGGAGCCGATGGTTCAAATCAGACAACTTACATTGGCCAGGAACAAGTCGGATATCACAGTGACAAactcgaagaaaataaagagattTTGGAAAGAGAATCGTCTCACGCGTTCAATACCGGATCTAAAATCTGGACAATCGGACACGAGAAGATACCGCGATTCGTAAGACCTCGTTCGAGAGCGGCCAGTGAGATTAGAATACAAGAAACGAAAAACGAGGATCGAAACATCGAACGAACTTGGTCCGGACCAACAGCGGCTAGAAAGATTCAGGAATTGATGAAATCCCGTGTAAATGAATCATCGAGCAAAGAACGTGACATTAAAGATACCAAATTTTCTAAACTTCGCAATTTTGcattaacaaaaaatgttCCTAAAGCATTGATCTCGTCCAATCCTTGGAAAAATCGTTTTTCGATAAGttcggaaaaaaaaatctccgaATTCGACCGCAATATTAACGGTAAAGACTTGGCCGGACAAGGAtctttatcgatcgatgataGACGAGAATCGATCCCAACCAATTTAAATCCACGAAGATATTATTACACGCATACCGGTGCggctaacaattttaataacaatgttaataataatctactCGAAGAGACCAGTTTGGCCGATTTTTTGAGAGCCCTTACCGTTCTTCACGCTAGCGTTGCTGCCAATAACGGTAATTGGAGCTCTGCTACGAACGAAGATCAGATTCGTCGTGATCAACCTCGAAGAAAATTGGGCACTGCTTCTTTAACACCGCCAAAACTTCCTAGCTTGTTTACCTTGTTTTCGCCATCTCCACCCGTATCAACCACTCAAAGTAATCAAAACACTATTACGCAAGAATCTAATATAAACTGGAACGAAGATAAATTACCTTGGTTTCAAACAACAAGACGAGAATCGAGAAGAGGTAGTTTAGCGTTTGCTCATCCTACCATGGCTACCAAATCGAGACGATTTTCTTTGAGACCTGTAGCAACACCTGTCAGTCCACCGACGCCTCCGAAAAATGACTCGCCATTCTTATCG aaaactAAATCAACGTTTCTGTTCGAATCCCCTAAAGAGCCTCTTATTCTAACAGAGAGAACGCCAGGTTTTTCAACGCCGATAAAATCAACCTTGAGCGATCGTCGTTTCTCGTTACGACCAGCTCAAAATTCGAACGTTAATTTAAAAGGAGGTAATACTTCTATCGTTTCTACGCAAAAAGTTGCACCTCGTTGGAAGGCTGGTATATTGCAACGACAAATCGGTCAAATGAATCTTCGACGTCGAGCTAGAGCGTTCAGTTTGAGCGACGTTCACGTCGAAGATCACAGAGAAAGAACCGAACCTTTTCATTTATCatccaatattatttacaaaaaaaataatcacgattcaatttataaaaatcctaAAACCGATGAATTTGTaccatcgatcgaaaattcggGTCAATTTGCATCTTTGGTTTCCAATTCGGAACGATATTCACCGCTTTCacaagaaattatttcgaattctaCTACGAATTCTGTTCGCCTCGAGGAAAAGAACGTACGAATCATCGATCCACAATCACATTCCATCGTACACACAATTCCTAACGAGAATGTCGATGATCATTCGAACGAATGTACATCTAATTCTCGTTTAAGCGATCGAATAGAATCAACTTTATGTAAAGATTCTCGAATAAGTACAAAAAAACAAGTATCATCGAATGattctttcattaattctacttctcaatataatttattcaccaATATTGGCACAGAATCACAAGAACCATTAATGGAAGTAAAAGTAGAAAATCCCAGTACAAATATCATTTCCGAtccgtttaaaataattacacccGATGTTTCTTCGCATCATTCGTTAGATTCTCTTGCAGAATTCAAAACCGAGAAGCATAGATCACACTTGCCTACCGATAAATCGTGA